In Dethiosulfovibrio salsuginis, a single genomic region encodes these proteins:
- a CDS encoding PAS domain-containing hybrid sensor histidine kinase/response regulator, producing MVSKLEKLIKESPLLGFAHHRILVDGDGKPFDYVFLEVNSTFERLTGLKRDDILNKTVRQCLPGFERSDFDWIAAYGEVALTGKEREFESYSELLEKWFRVYAHSTEKFFFTTLFLDITDHKRQTEELEGFFSVNLDLLCIADVEGNFVKTNHAWSEILGYSPEELDGRKFLEFVHPDDLEPTLKAMESLSQGDKVLNFVNRYRCRDGSYRFIEWRSHPKGRLIYAAARDITDRKKSEERLTEYRERLSKAQIFARAGTWEFDVNTSRLFWSPECEALFGVQEGTFEGTFEGFMRRIHPDDKDMVLKTTEPMVTLKKGFSLDYSHRIITDRGEVRWVKEFAGVVRDEGGKTEKVVGFVMDITEQKQAEKSLSESKKQLDMFFSQSLSGFFFMMLDEPIVWNDQSDKDRLLDYVMGHQRIVKVNQAMLDQYGAKEEDFIGLTPNELFSHDVDYGRTLWRGLFDKGRWHVETREKRMDGTDVLFDGDYICTYDDEGRITGHFGVQTDVTERKAGEEALARALEERRILLDNVQIQLWYLIDDHTYGAVNKAHGDFLGVDPEDLAFKDMYDIFPPEVVEECRKSNIEVFISGRPMQTEEWVPDSSGEPRLLSILKTPKLSPEGNVEYVVSSAYDITDQKQAEEALRIAKTKAEAASVAKSEFLANMSHEIRTPMNSVLGMTELLLDTPLEDEQRRFIQILRSSANSLLELINDILDFSKVEAGKLELKMVDFNLPTLLDHFGALMESTAKAKGLAFNLSLSSEVPPFLRGDPWRLRQILSNLTGNAIKFTSRGSVEIKVDLYCQNDTDVMVRFSVMDTGVGIPEDKMDLLFDKFSQLDSTSTRQHGGTGLGLAISKQLAELMGGGVGVESQEGVGSNFWFVVILERQPEGSFKDEVVLSEPSSTPRFERRNTRLLVVEDHHVNRIVVMEMIKKLGISADVAADGEEAVAAVMKGDYDLVLMDCQMPVMDGYEATRRIRAIGGEKGKVPIVAVTANAMSDDRDRSVEAGMDDYITKPISRRSLQEILERWLPIGDSEMESVSSGESKAGGIQVDNSNWDKSFLMDLLDGDVGVVDEVIRGFLSETPKKISSLSEGLASEDRRSVGLYSHTIKGSSNTVGATDLASIAFSVERSAEDGNLEDLLVLKDQLIQEFERLKVAMEGVI from the coding sequence ATGGTCAGTAAGCTGGAGAAGCTTATCAAAGAAAGTCCCCTTTTGGGCTTCGCCCATCACAGGATATTAGTCGATGGTGACGGCAAGCCCTTCGATTATGTTTTTCTGGAGGTGAACTCCACCTTTGAGCGTCTGACGGGCCTGAAAAGGGACGATATCCTGAACAAAACGGTCAGACAGTGTCTGCCTGGATTTGAGCGTTCCGATTTCGACTGGATCGCCGCCTACGGAGAGGTCGCACTGACAGGCAAGGAGAGGGAGTTCGAGAGTTATTCTGAGCTTTTAGAAAAATGGTTTAGAGTCTACGCCCACTCCACCGAAAAGTTCTTCTTCACCACCCTTTTTCTCGATATAACCGACCACAAGAGGCAGACCGAGGAACTGGAGGGTTTTTTCTCCGTCAACTTAGATCTCCTCTGTATCGCCGACGTAGAGGGAAACTTCGTTAAGACCAACCACGCATGGTCGGAGATTCTGGGCTACTCCCCTGAGGAGCTGGACGGCAGGAAGTTTCTGGAATTCGTTCATCCCGATGACCTTGAGCCCACTCTTAAGGCCATGGAAAGCCTGTCCCAGGGGGATAAAGTATTGAACTTCGTCAATCGCTATAGATGTCGAGATGGATCCTACCGCTTTATAGAATGGAGGTCTCACCCCAAGGGCAGGCTTATCTACGCCGCAGCAAGGGATATCACAGACAGAAAAAAGTCGGAGGAAAGGCTTACCGAGTACAGGGAAAGGCTATCCAAGGCCCAGATATTCGCCAGGGCTGGAACCTGGGAGTTCGACGTAAACACCTCAAGGCTGTTCTGGTCTCCCGAATGTGAGGCCCTTTTCGGAGTCCAGGAGGGCACCTTTGAGGGGACCTTCGAGGGGTTTATGAGACGGATCCACCCCGATGACAAAGATATGGTCCTAAAGACCACAGAGCCTATGGTGACATTAAAAAAGGGATTTTCGCTGGATTACAGCCACAGGATTATCACCGATAGAGGAGAGGTCCGCTGGGTCAAAGAGTTCGCCGGTGTGGTCCGAGACGAAGGAGGAAAAACGGAAAAAGTCGTCGGATTCGTCATGGATATAACCGAGCAAAAACAGGCGGAAAAGAGCCTTTCTGAGAGCAAAAAACAGCTCGATATGTTCTTCTCCCAGTCTCTGAGCGGCTTTTTCTTCATGATGCTCGACGAGCCTATAGTATGGAACGATCAAAGCGACAAGGATAGGTTGTTGGACTACGTTATGGGCCATCAGAGGATTGTAAAGGTAAACCAGGCAATGCTAGATCAGTACGGCGCAAAAGAGGAGGACTTTATAGGTCTTACCCCTAACGAGCTCTTTTCCCACGATGTAGATTACGGACGGACACTGTGGCGTGGGCTGTTCGATAAGGGACGATGGCACGTCGAGACCAGGGAAAAGCGAATGGACGGCACCGATGTGCTGTTCGACGGAGATTATATCTGTACCTACGACGACGAGGGCCGTATCACCGGCCACTTTGGGGTCCAGACCGACGTCACAGAAAGGAAGGCCGGAGAGGAAGCCCTTGCCAGGGCCCTTGAGGAACGGAGAATTCTCCTCGATAACGTTCAAATTCAGCTTTGGTATCTCATAGACGACCATACCTACGGAGCGGTTAACAAGGCCCATGGGGATTTTCTCGGCGTAGACCCCGAGGACCTGGCCTTCAAGGATATGTACGATATTTTTCCGCCGGAGGTCGTGGAGGAGTGCCGAAAGTCAAATATAGAGGTCTTTATCAGCGGCAGGCCTATGCAGACCGAGGAATGGGTGCCCGACTCGTCGGGAGAGCCGAGGCTTTTGTCCATACTGAAGACCCCGAAGCTGTCTCCCGAAGGGAATGTCGAGTACGTCGTCTCCTCAGCCTACGACATAACCGACCAAAAACAGGCGGAGGAGGCCCTGAGGATCGCAAAAACGAAGGCCGAGGCCGCCAGCGTGGCTAAAAGCGAGTTCCTCGCCAACATGAGCCACGAGATACGCACCCCTATGAACAGCGTACTTGGCATGACCGAACTACTGCTGGATACCCCTTTAGAGGACGAGCAGCGTCGATTTATACAGATCCTCCGGTCCAGCGCCAATTCACTGTTAGAGCTCATAAACGATATTTTGGACTTCTCCAAGGTGGAGGCGGGCAAGTTAGAGCTCAAGATGGTTGACTTCAACCTCCCTACCTTGCTGGATCACTTCGGGGCGCTGATGGAATCCACTGCCAAGGCCAAAGGACTTGCCTTCAACCTCTCCCTGTCGTCGGAGGTTCCGCCCTTCCTGAGAGGCGACCCATGGCGTCTCAGACAGATACTGTCCAACCTCACAGGCAACGCCATCAAGTTTACATCTAGAGGATCGGTGGAGATAAAGGTCGACCTATACTGTCAAAACGACACCGACGTTATGGTCCGTTTCTCCGTCATGGATACGGGGGTCGGGATTCCCGAGGATAAAATGGACCTGCTTTTCGACAAGTTCTCCCAGCTGGACAGCACAAGCACCAGACAGCACGGAGGAACGGGCCTGGGGCTGGCCATCAGCAAACAGCTGGCGGAGCTGATGGGCGGTGGTGTAGGGGTCGAGAGCCAGGAAGGTGTTGGCTCTAACTTCTGGTTCGTGGTTATCCTGGAGAGACAGCCTGAGGGATCCTTCAAGGACGAGGTGGTCCTGTCGGAGCCGTCGTCCACCCCTAGGTTCGAGAGGAGAAACACTAGGTTGCTTGTGGTCGAGGATCACCACGTCAACCGTATAGTCGTCATGGAGATGATCAAAAAACTGGGGATATCCGCCGATGTGGCCGCCGACGGCGAGGAGGCCGTGGCGGCGGTGATGAAGGGAGACTACGATCTGGTCCTAATGGACTGTCAGATGCCCGTGATGGACGGCTACGAGGCAACCAGGAGGATAAGGGCTATCGGCGGAGAAAAGGGCAAAGTACCTATCGTCGCGGTGACGGCCAACGCCATGAGCGACGACAGAGATCGATCAGTGGAGGCGGGAATGGACGACTACATAACAAAGCCCATATCGAGACGATCGCTTCAGGAGATCCTGGAGAGATGGTTGCCTATCGGTGATTCTGAGATGGAGTCTGTATCGTCAGGAGAGTCTAAAGCAGGAGGGATACAGGTGGATAATAGCAACTGGGATAAGTCCTTTCTGATGGACCTTTTGGACGGAGACGTAGGTGTGGTCGACGAGGTTATCAGGGGTTTTTTGTCCGAGACGCCTAAAAAGATATCCTCCCTATCGGAAGGATTGGCCTCAGAGGACCGGCGATCGGTGGGTCTTTACTCCCACACCATCAAAGGATCCTCCAACACCGTAGGTGCTACCGATCTCGCTTCCATAGCTTTTTCCGTGGAAAGATCTGCAGAGGACGGAAATCTAGAGGATCTGTTGGTCCTGAAGGATCAGCTGATCCAGGAGTTTGAGCGTCTGAAGGTCGCTATGGAAGGGGTAATATAG